A single window of Nicotiana sylvestris chromosome 3, ASM39365v2, whole genome shotgun sequence DNA harbors:
- the LOC104235255 gene encoding probable membrane-associated kinase regulator 2: MEAFNLLKFWRNTSTDTAADDRDIVSELDDLDYVRNPAIETDEETDDDEDSFFELVFTGPDRRPKVDNNNPKCISVNSPRNPESPRDVFFKQKPFAIDSNSKPQSPIWILKSAPKFRVFLLGFRKSKPEKVGIDDSATASPKIQSKRFTAKCKAEEVPVPMSPVFTRDNSLRSKLQKEKEEDLSVDESLKKFIRADVPKYLKLMKPLYARASKRYTEKIGVSPLSSPSTQSMCSSPRKASEEGKQGNRVAAFGAVRKHLGKSRSAASTFAGASPSPMNRRDDSLLQEQNDGIQGAILHCKRSYSSVAKDCSMLLPRSGSEDLPRASWEELNRWSI; the protein is encoded by the exons ATGGAAGCTTTTAACCTACTCAAATTCTGGCGAAATACCAGCACCGATACTGCTGCTGATGATCGGGACATTGTCTCTGAACTCGATGATTTGGACTACGTACGCAACCCGGCGATTGAAACTGATGAAGAAACCGATGACGATGAGGACTCCTTCTTCGAGTTGGTGTTTACTGGACCAGATAGACGCCCCAAAGTAGACAACAACAACCCAAAGTGCATTTCTGTTAACAGTCCCCGCAACCCTGAATCCCCCAGAGACGTTTTCTTTAAACAAAAACCCTTTGCAATCGACTCCAACTCAAAGCCTCAATCTCCGATTTGGATCCTCAAATCAGCCCCCAAGTTTCGGGTCTTCTTATTGGGCTTCAGGAAGTCTAAGCCGGAGAAAGTGGGCATTGACGATTCAGCTACGGCAAGCCCAAAGATTCAGAGCAAACGCTTTACGGCGAAATGCAAAGCGGAAGAGGTTCCGGTTCCAATGAGCCCTGTTTTTACAAGAGACAACAGTTTAAGGAGCAAACTgcagaaagagaaagaagaagatttGTCAGTTGACGAATCGTTGAAGAAGTTTATAAGAGCTGATGTGCCCAAGTATTTGAAATTGATGAAGCCTTTGTACGCCAGAGCTTCAAAAAGGTACACCGAAAAAATTGGAGTATCGCCATTGTCTTCTCCGTCGACGCAATCAATGTGCTCCTCACCCAGAAAAGCATCAGAGGAGGGAAAACAGGGGAACCGAGTTGCTGCATTTGGAGCTGTTCGTAAGCACCTAGGTAAAAGCCGGTCTGCGGCGTCTACATTTGCCGGAGCTTCACCGTCGCCGATGAACCGGAGAGACGATTCACTTCTGCAGGAGCAAAATGATGGAATCCAAGGCGCTATTCTTCATTGCAAGAGATCTTACAGCTCAGTTGCAAAAG ACTGTTCGATGTTATTACCAAGATCTGGAAGTGAAGATCTGCCAAGAGCCTCTTGGGAGGAACTGAACAGATGGAGTATCTga